Proteins encoded within one genomic window of Romeriopsis navalis LEGE 11480:
- a CDS encoding lysylphosphatidylglycerol synthase domain-containing protein: protein MSKFRVNWPQFLRWGLIGAVLFFLGRTLWQNWQTVASIRITTSGWGLLTIGLAISLLAHCLAGAIWTDILRMFQTQQSESTSITSPWGIKIYLTTNLAKYLPGNVWHFYGRFNACKQINIPAGNALLSILLEPLLMAVSGLVVVIAAIPFSQANVQSPALLAAQFLGLGAVLVGIHPKILNRVLRQVGGAKRKRLAIAPENIPQLQHYPIRALMGELGFVLLRGTGFVITWSSIHRLELHQLPIIYSSFAIAWLLGLVVPGLPGGIGLFEAVTIALLNNQLSTGELLAIVALYRVVNTLAETIGAGFAQLLPQSQRLN, encoded by the coding sequence ATGTCTAAGTTCCGCGTTAATTGGCCACAATTTCTACGCTGGGGACTCATTGGGGCCGTACTCTTTTTCCTAGGACGTACCCTTTGGCAAAACTGGCAGACTGTTGCCAGCATCAGAATCACAACTTCAGGTTGGGGATTGCTGACCATCGGACTCGCCATTTCACTCCTGGCTCACTGTCTCGCGGGCGCAATTTGGACGGATATTCTGCGCATGTTCCAAACCCAGCAATCCGAATCAACGTCCATCACATCGCCTTGGGGCATCAAAATCTACCTCACCACAAATCTCGCCAAATATCTACCAGGCAATGTTTGGCATTTCTATGGTCGGTTTAATGCCTGTAAACAAATCAATATTCCGGCGGGCAATGCACTACTCAGTATTTTGCTCGAGCCATTATTAATGGCCGTATCAGGCTTAGTCGTGGTGATCGCGGCAATCCCTTTTAGCCAAGCTAATGTCCAATCCCCAGCGCTATTAGCAGCCCAATTCCTGGGGCTGGGAGCTGTTTTAGTCGGAATCCACCCTAAAATTCTCAACCGCGTGCTGCGTCAAGTCGGCGGGGCAAAACGCAAACGACTGGCGATCGCGCCAGAAAATATTCCTCAGCTTCAGCACTATCCTATTCGGGCGCTAATGGGAGAACTCGGGTTTGTTCTACTCCGCGGTACAGGGTTTGTCATCACCTGGAGTAGCATCCATCGTTTAGAACTACACCAACTGCCCATAATCTATAGTAGCTTCGCGATCGCCTGGTTATTAGGTCTGGTCGTACCCGGACTACCTGGTGGCATCGGCCTTTTCGAAGCCGTGACGATCGCGCTATTGAACAACCAGCTCAGCACCGGCGAACTGCTGGCGATCGTCGCACTCTATCGTGTGGTTAACACCTTAGCCGAAACAATTGGCGCTGGCTTTGCCCAGCTATTGCCGCAATCTCAACGCCTAAATTAA
- the larC gene encoding nickel pincer cofactor biosynthesis protein LarC: MAKLAYLDCPTGIAGDMFLGALIDAGVPLEYLTEHLERLGIKDEFQLRCEPIHHNGQIANKLHVELLNPSEPHSHNHTHPHESESAHDHGHDHDHTHTRCLPEIEQMIQAACLPQLAEHWSLAVFRQLAQAEGAVHGIPPEEVFFHEVGAVDAIVDIVGTCLGLDYLKIEQLYCAALPTGGGTVWAAHGRLPVPVPAVLKLWELRQVTVFDNGIKRELVTPTGAAIVTTIASDFGAPPPMTIQKIGLGAGTISLPIPNIARLWIGEGQSTAAHVHTTEHHSHRTPDHHSHPNPHNHSHPNPHNHSQTHHHNTRHSHSHTINHSHNHHPGNATQQPVGHAAQQQITILETQIDDLNPQVIGYIFEQLFAIGALDVFTQPIGMKKSRPGILLTVICRPETVAACEQVIFQETTTLGIRHSQQQRTALDRTFQHIHTELGTVQIKVATIGNQIVNVQPEYEDCAAIARQHHRPWREVHQLALTVWQQQIASPTSDHPQNV; this comes from the coding sequence ATGGCAAAACTGGCATATCTAGACTGTCCGACGGGAATTGCCGGAGATATGTTTCTGGGCGCCTTAATTGATGCGGGCGTCCCACTAGAATACTTGACTGAACATTTAGAACGACTTGGCATTAAAGACGAATTTCAGCTGCGGTGTGAGCCGATCCATCACAATGGTCAAATCGCCAATAAGCTGCATGTGGAATTACTCAACCCATCAGAACCCCACAGCCACAACCATACACATCCACACGAGTCAGAATCGGCGCACGATCATGGCCATGATCATGACCATACCCATACCCGCTGTCTCCCAGAAATTGAGCAAATGATTCAGGCCGCCTGCCTGCCTCAACTCGCCGAACATTGGAGCTTGGCGGTATTTCGGCAACTAGCACAGGCGGAAGGCGCTGTACATGGTATTCCTCCAGAGGAAGTGTTTTTCCATGAAGTTGGTGCCGTGGACGCGATCGTCGATATTGTCGGCACCTGCTTGGGCCTGGATTATTTAAAAATCGAGCAATTATATTGTGCCGCGCTACCCACCGGCGGTGGTACCGTCTGGGCTGCCCACGGTCGTTTACCGGTGCCTGTACCCGCAGTTCTGAAACTTTGGGAACTCCGGCAGGTAACCGTATTCGATAACGGCATTAAACGTGAACTCGTAACACCGACCGGAGCAGCGATTGTAACGACAATCGCCTCTGACTTCGGGGCACCACCGCCCATGACAATTCAAAAAATCGGCTTGGGGGCAGGCACAATTTCACTCCCTATCCCAAATATCGCCCGCCTCTGGATTGGCGAAGGCCAAAGCACAGCCGCGCATGTCCACACTACTGAGCATCACTCACACAGGACGCCCGATCACCATAGTCATCCCAACCCACACAACCACAGTCATCCCAACCCACACAACCACAGTCAGACACATCACCACAACACGCGCCATTCCCACAGCCACACCATCAACCATTCCCACAATCATCATCCTGGAAACGCGACGCAACAGCCAGTTGGGCATGCCGCTCAACAGCAAATCACGATCCTGGAAACCCAAATTGACGACTTAAATCCCCAGGTGATCGGTTACATCTTTGAGCAGTTATTTGCTATTGGGGCATTAGATGTCTTCACCCAACCGATCGGCATGAAGAAATCACGACCGGGAATTTTGCTCACCGTGATCTGCCGACCCGAAACCGTCGCCGCCTGTGAACAAGTAATTTTTCAAGAAACCACCACCCTCGGCATCCGCCATAGTCAACAACAGCGGACCGCACTGGATCGAACCTTTCAGCATATCCATACCGAATTGGGGACTGTCCAGATTAAGGTGGCAACCATCGGCAATCAAATTGTGAATGTTCAACCCGAATATGAAGACTGTGCAGCAATTGCCCGCCAACATCACCGCCCCTGGCGCGAAGTTCATCAATTAGCTCTAACGGTTTGGCAACAGCAAATCGCATCCCCCACCAGCGACCATCCACAAAATGTCTAA